In the Aromatoleum bremense genome, one interval contains:
- a CDS encoding extracellular catalytic domain type 1 short-chain-length polyhydroxyalkanoate depolymerase → MRVKRVWRNALAAMLLVLCGAAAVAGTTESFTFRAQDYSGSRDRHYKVYVPDGLSGPAPLVMALHGCQQTEEDVLRDWGLAAAAERYGFILVAPRITSYDGLRNTNCWGFWFDAHQHEGRGEPEDLHRIAREVEGHFDIDPARRYITGLSSGAAMAVVAAVAHNEYWAAAASVAGIPYGEDSASVSLSGQCPGRATFHPVSRVVADMQAEVDDPYPIPLLVVQNNADCTVVQPAGRNLRDAQLTVFGAAGHDTPATAMARQTPCTPVFGDEDYGCRHSVFTRGGGTASRSVVETVFYDGPQATPNPSDTDHGHYWIGGEQGRDGKWSIRRGPSFPDIAWNFFERHPRAAAAEPGGPRITIAGANPLRLEEGQAFVDPGATATDPEDGALTVSADCSSVDPARPGRYACTYSATDSAGNTASASRTVEVLARGGSGMSCAQATASPGTHVVAGRASTSGWFFARALTTGDRQDIGFSWDFWSRVTLYEGEPGRWYARPPRGCEG, encoded by the coding sequence ATGCGCGTGAAACGGGTATGGCGAAATGCGCTGGCCGCGATGCTGCTGGTCCTGTGCGGCGCGGCGGCGGTGGCCGGCACGACCGAATCCTTCACGTTCCGCGCACAGGACTATTCCGGCTCGCGTGACCGGCACTACAAGGTCTATGTCCCGGACGGCCTGAGCGGGCCGGCGCCGCTGGTCATGGCGCTGCACGGCTGCCAGCAGACCGAGGAAGACGTGCTGCGCGACTGGGGACTCGCCGCCGCGGCCGAACGCTACGGTTTCATCCTCGTCGCGCCGCGCATCACCAGCTACGACGGCCTGCGCAACACCAACTGCTGGGGGTTCTGGTTCGACGCGCACCAGCACGAAGGGCGCGGCGAGCCGGAAGACCTGCATCGCATCGCGCGCGAAGTCGAGGGCCACTTCGACATCGACCCGGCGCGCCGCTACATCACCGGCCTGTCGTCGGGCGCGGCGATGGCGGTGGTCGCGGCGGTCGCGCACAACGAATACTGGGCGGCGGCCGCGAGCGTGGCCGGCATTCCGTACGGCGAAGACTCGGCGTCGGTGTCGCTGTCGGGCCAGTGCCCGGGGCGGGCCACGTTCCATCCGGTCAGCCGCGTCGTCGCCGACATGCAGGCCGAAGTCGATGACCCTTACCCGATCCCGCTGCTGGTGGTGCAGAACAACGCCGACTGCACGGTCGTCCAGCCGGCCGGCCGCAACCTGCGCGACGCGCAGCTGACGGTGTTCGGCGCGGCCGGGCACGATACGCCGGCGACGGCGATGGCCCGGCAGACGCCGTGCACCCCGGTGTTCGGCGACGAAGACTATGGTTGCCGGCATTCCGTCTTCACGAGGGGCGGCGGCACCGCGAGCCGCTCGGTCGTCGAGACGGTGTTCTACGACGGCCCGCAGGCGACGCCGAACCCGTCCGATACCGACCATGGCCACTACTGGATCGGCGGCGAACAGGGGCGGGACGGCAAGTGGTCGATCCGGCGCGGGCCGAGTTTCCCGGACATCGCGTGGAATTTCTTCGAGCGCCATCCGCGCGCGGCCGCCGCCGAGCCCGGCGGCCCGCGCATCACGATCGCCGGGGCGAACCCGCTACGGCTGGAAGAGGGGCAGGCGTTCGTCGATCCGGGCGCGACGGCCACCGACCCCGAGGACGGCGCGCTCACGGTCAGCGCCGATTGCAGCAGCGTCGACCCTGCCCGGCCGGGCCGCTACGCGTGCACCTACAGCGCAACCGACAGCGCCGGCAACACGGCGTCGGCGAGCCGCACGGTCGAAGTCCTCGCGCGCGGCGGTTCCGGCATGAGCTGCGCGCAGGCCACGGCCTCGCCGGGCACCCACGTGGTCGCTGGCCGCGCGAGCACGAGCGGCTGGTTCTTCGCCCGCGCGCTGACCACCGGCGACCGGCAGGACATCGGCTTCAGCTGGGATTTCTGGTCGCGTGTCACGCTGTACGAAGGCGAACCGGGCCGCTGGTACGCCCGCCCGCCGCGGGGCTGCGAGGGCTAG
- a CDS encoding tetratricopeptide repeat protein: MDFISLNTVSALSGLSKRTLWRRVADGLLRTQTLGAGERTLVALDDALALSRLRLEPDDRALILDADAGIAEAQCDFALLFLAQNLPEEAVRWLEAAAQQNCPEAMHWLGRCHIAGTGVPADEKAGMEWIARAASRGHATAPRMIQYLTRNPTPPPRDPAALEAALDAIDREIVLRVLNETAHPARR; this comes from the coding sequence ATGGACTTCATCTCCCTGAACACCGTCTCGGCGCTTTCGGGCCTCAGCAAGCGGACGCTGTGGCGCCGGGTCGCGGACGGCCTGCTGCGAACACAGACCTTGGGTGCCGGCGAGCGCACGCTCGTCGCGCTCGACGATGCACTGGCGCTCTCCCGGCTGCGCCTGGAGCCGGACGATCGCGCGCTGATCCTCGATGCCGATGCCGGCATCGCGGAAGCGCAGTGCGACTTCGCGCTGCTGTTCCTCGCGCAGAACCTGCCCGAAGAGGCCGTCCGCTGGCTCGAGGCCGCAGCCCAGCAGAATTGCCCCGAGGCCATGCACTGGCTCGGCCGCTGCCACATCGCCGGGACCGGGGTGCCGGCCGACGAAAAGGCGGGGATGGAGTGGATCGCGAGGGCGGCCAGCCGCGGCCATGCCACGGCCCCCCGCATGATCCAATACCTCACACGAAACCCGACCCCCCCCCCCCGCGACCCCGCTGCCCTCGAAGCGGCCCTCGACGCAATCGACCGGGAGATCGTCCTGCGCGTGCTGAATGAGACGGCGCATCCCGCTCGCAGGTAA
- a CDS encoding pilin, protein MKKVQQGFTLIELMIVVAIIGILAAVALPAYQDYTVRARVSELAIMASGAKATVGENIANKGGTIDGTACNGVAVFSTATKNTASLACANGTITVTGTADAKAVILTYAPSSASAGITWKCSSAATNYKYVPAECRQAA, encoded by the coding sequence ATGAAAAAGGTGCAACAAGGTTTCACGCTGATCGAGCTGATGATCGTCGTCGCGATCATCGGCATTCTGGCGGCGGTGGCGCTGCCGGCGTATCAGGATTACACGGTTCGTGCCAGAGTATCCGAACTAGCCATTATGGCATCTGGCGCAAAAGCAACCGTGGGTGAAAACATCGCGAACAAGGGGGGCACGATCGACGGCACTGCTTGCAACGGTGTTGCCGTGTTCAGCACGGCAACAAAAAACACCGCATCTCTTGCCTGCGCGAACGGCACGATCACAGTGACCGGCACCGCCGACGCGAAAGCCGTGATTTTGACGTATGCTCCGTCGTCGGCGTCCGCAGGTATTACTTGGAAGTGCTCGTCAGCGGCGACAAATTACAAATACGTGCCTGCGGAATGTCGCCAAGCCGCATAA
- a CDS encoding alkaline phosphatase family protein, with protein sequence MTLQKIAAFLAFALAYYSPIILDLSGQTTSDSRVQALLGEALATPVVQWELVRNALGHLVLLVICYVFLTLLAHRFTLATHLSAPIARLLFLVVGWMLLVAGTAVLFPTSDYIYVYTALAHPHVALVLALLLGTGTAFGLWRTRKTLPLAAPLISAFVAAGIVGWSSSFGANEKLPANARNIIIIGIDSLSATAFEANRQYLPNLAELLAQGTSFENAYTPIGRTFPAWMSILSGMSPAEHGAVFNLRNIEHVKRNDLLTHEPLAKGALRGGFFAAGGKGGEGGRPFLA encoded by the coding sequence TTGACCCTGCAAAAAATCGCAGCTTTTCTTGCCTTTGCCCTTGCCTATTACTCACCAATTATTCTGGACTTGTCCGGCCAGACCACCAGCGATTCCAGGGTTCAAGCATTGCTCGGTGAGGCGTTAGCCACACCCGTAGTTCAGTGGGAACTGGTGCGAAACGCTCTCGGCCATCTTGTTCTCTTGGTGATTTGCTATGTGTTCCTCACACTACTTGCTCATCGCTTTACCCTGGCAACACACCTTTCCGCGCCAATCGCCAGACTGCTGTTCCTAGTTGTCGGTTGGATGCTGCTGGTAGCAGGCACGGCTGTTTTGTTCCCGACTTCTGACTATATATACGTTTATACCGCACTCGCACATCCGCATGTTGCGCTCGTGCTCGCCCTGTTACTTGGCACAGGAACAGCTTTCGGGCTCTGGCGGACACGAAAAACACTGCCACTTGCTGCTCCGTTAATCAGCGCATTCGTCGCGGCTGGCATCGTCGGCTGGAGCAGTTCGTTCGGCGCGAACGAAAAACTCCCTGCTAACGCGCGAAACATTATCATCATAGGCATCGATTCCTTGTCCGCTACTGCTTTCGAGGCGAACCGCCAATATCTTCCGAATTTGGCAGAACTTCTCGCGCAAGGAACTTCCTTCGAAAACGCCTACACCCCAATCGGACGCACCTTCCCAGCCTGGATGAGCATCCTGAGCGGCATGTCGCCCGCCGAACATGGCGCGGTATTTAACCTGCGCAATATAGAACATGTAAAGCGTAATGATTTGCTTACGCATGAGCCTCTTGCAAAAGGAGCTCTGCGTGGGGGATTTTTTGCGGCGGGAGGCAAAGGCGGAGAGGGCGGGCGGCCATTTCTGGCATGA
- a CDS encoding transposase translates to MHATQRKLILQRWNVIQHELLPELQNEVGALTPKLERVIHTLEWVRIEEFTATTWCGVGRPPCERAWLANAFVAKAVLGLTTTVGLIERLMVDRVLRRICGFPPCRKLPSEATFSRAFDEFAERCLAERVHEALIKEHLGGALIGHLSRDGTAIEARERPAHTRGAAATPAPAAQWSLMAEEETPAPTPPVPAKKRGRPRRGEVRAPAKVSPIQRQRQQSLTQMLEDIPAVCDRGTKCNAQGYKVSWNGYKLHLDTADCGVPIAALLSSASMHDSRAAIPLSLISAQRVTNLYDVMDAAYCSFELHEHCRSLGHVPLIDHNPRGGKKEAFEPADAIRYNERTVAERSNARLKDEFGGNSVRVKGGTKVMGHLMFGVLALSADQLMRLRQ, encoded by the coding sequence ATGCATGCTACCCAACGCAAACTGATCCTGCAACGCTGGAACGTGATTCAGCACGAACTGCTGCCCGAGTTGCAGAACGAGGTGGGGGCGCTGACGCCGAAGCTGGAGCGGGTCATCCACACCCTGGAATGGGTGCGCATCGAGGAATTCACGGCGACGACGTGGTGTGGCGTGGGGCGCCCGCCCTGTGAGCGGGCCTGGCTGGCAAACGCTTTCGTGGCGAAGGCGGTGCTGGGACTGACGACCACGGTGGGGCTGATCGAGCGCCTGATGGTCGATCGTGTGCTGCGGCGCATCTGTGGCTTCCCGCCGTGCCGGAAGCTGCCCTCCGAAGCCACCTTCTCGCGCGCCTTCGACGAGTTTGCCGAGAGGTGTCTGGCCGAACGGGTGCATGAGGCGCTCATCAAGGAACACCTCGGGGGGGCGCTGATCGGGCACCTCAGCCGCGACGGCACCGCGATCGAAGCACGCGAGCGCCCGGCCCACACCAGGGGTGCGGCGGCGACACCGGCGCCTGCGGCCCAATGGTCCCTGATGGCCGAGGAAGAAACCCCCGCGCCAACGCCCCCGGTCCCCGCGAAGAAACGCGGCCGCCCCCGGCGCGGCGAAGTCCGTGCCCCCGCCAAGGTTTCGCCCATCCAGCGCCAACGCCAGCAGAGCCTCACGCAGATGCTCGAGGACATCCCCGCGGTGTGCGACCGCGGCACCAAGTGCAATGCCCAGGGGTACAAAGTCAGCTGGAACGGCTACAAGCTGCACCTGGACACCGCCGACTGTGGCGTGCCGATTGCGGCGCTGCTGTCGTCGGCCTCGATGCACGACAGCCGCGCCGCCATTCCTTTGTCGCTGATCAGCGCGCAGCGTGTCACCAATCTCTACGACGTCATGGATGCCGCCTATTGCAGCTTCGAGTTGCATGAGCACTGCCGCAGCCTGGGCCATGTCCCATTGATTGACCACAATCCGCGCGGCGGCAAGAAAGAGGCGTTCGAGCCGGCCGACGCGATCCGTTACAACGAACGCACTGTCGCCGAGCGCAGCAATGCGCGGCTCAAGGATGAGTTCGGCGGTAACTCCGTCCGGGTCAAGGGCGGCACCAAGGTCATGGGGCACCTGATGTTCGGTGTCCTGGCGCTGTCCGCCGACCAGTTGATGCGATTGCGACAATGA
- a CDS encoding sulfatase-like hydrolase/transferase: MRKSRSRRANASLSHFRSRTFARGSHALQENGYRTVFAIDERRFANIDESFGFDQIVGPKAGALDFLLQRMNDTPLTNLLLQTRLAQWVLPFSYLNTASHANYNSRGFVEEAVAGSTETKPLFLAVHFESAHFPFKTRHAARKIDYSNDFMARHVAALTGVDAQVGHLVSLLAARGRLENALVIVLSDHGEGLGEIEAQTTRVGEPYLVRGFGHGGSVLSEHQNRVVLGLIRFQGGQPVDAPGLHRNDLVSLTDVRDVIERFASRGEIHLEPKTNRCILSETGLRFRAAADYKTLNPAELAAESANHYEIDDAGRMRLREDRLALLVAAKDVALRCTNKLTYFSNVENRHFAYSIDASRRLTEIEPEKTDVARIEAYRQKLADTAHPY, encoded by the coding sequence ATGCGAAAATCGCGCTCCCGGCGAGCGAACGCCTCACTTTCACATTTCCGAAGTCGGACTTTTGCAAGAGGCTCGCATGCGCTGCAAGAGAATGGCTATCGGACGGTTTTTGCCATCGATGAAAGACGGTTTGCTAATATCGACGAATCCTTTGGCTTCGATCAAATCGTCGGCCCTAAGGCGGGGGCGCTGGATTTCTTACTACAGCGCATGAACGATACTCCCCTGACGAATTTGCTACTTCAGACGCGACTCGCCCAATGGGTCCTTCCGTTTTCTTACCTCAACACGGCATCTCATGCGAATTACAATTCACGAGGTTTCGTCGAGGAGGCTGTTGCGGGCAGCACCGAAACGAAACCGCTGTTTCTTGCAGTTCACTTCGAGTCGGCACATTTCCCCTTTAAAACCCGTCATGCCGCTCGGAAAATAGACTATTCGAATGATTTTATGGCTCGACATGTTGCAGCACTGACGGGGGTGGACGCCCAAGTGGGGCACTTGGTATCGCTGCTTGCCGCACGCGGAAGGCTTGAAAACGCCCTCGTGATCGTCCTCTCGGACCATGGCGAAGGACTGGGGGAAATCGAAGCGCAAACAACACGCGTCGGAGAACCTTACCTTGTGAGGGGATTCGGTCATGGCGGCAGCGTGCTCAGCGAGCATCAAAACCGGGTTGTTCTTGGTTTGATTCGGTTCCAGGGCGGGCAGCCCGTAGATGCCCCAGGTTTGCATCGAAACGATCTGGTTTCCCTCACGGATGTAAGAGACGTAATCGAACGTTTTGCATCCAGGGGCGAGATTCATCTCGAACCGAAGACAAACAGGTGCATCCTTTCCGAAACCGGATTGCGCTTCCGCGCCGCTGCAGACTACAAGACCTTGAACCCAGCCGAACTGGCAGCCGAAAGCGCGAACCATTACGAGATTGACGATGCCGGACGGATGCGGCTACGTGAAGACCGTCTGGCCCTCCTCGTTGCAGCGAAGGATGTGGCACTGAGGTGTACAAACAAGCTCACATATTTTTCGAACGTAGAAAATCGTCATTTTGCCTACTCGATCGATGCCAGCAGACGTTTGACAGAAATAGAGCCAGAAAAAACGGACGTCGCCCGCATCGAGGCATACCGCCAGAAGCTGGCCGATACTGCACACCCTTACTAA
- a CDS encoding type II toxin-antitoxin system prevent-host-death family antitoxin yields MSARDAKNHFGEFLDAARREPVVVTKNDRPVGIMISIEDAADILLPEFLLDKDPGYGGWLFGKVSATLARVDAKEARLHDHDEAMARLRERLRERRQLPIAHSRTPSRSMLCSRVGFE; encoded by the coding sequence ATGTCGGCACGCGACGCCAAAAACCATTTCGGCGAGTTCCTTGACGCGGCTAGGAGGGAACCTGTCGTCGTCACCAAGAACGATCGTCCGGTCGGGATCATGATCTCCATCGAGGACGCCGCCGACATCCTGCTGCCGGAATTCCTGCTCGACAAGGATCCGGGATACGGCGGCTGGCTCTTCGGCAAGGTTTCGGCGACCCTCGCGCGCGTCGACGCGAAGGAGGCCCGCCTCCACGACCACGACGAGGCGATGGCCCGGCTGCGGGAGCGCCTGCGGGAACGCCGTCAATTGCCGATTGCTCACAGCCGAACCCCCTCACGATCGATGTTGTGCAGCAGAGTGGGATTCGAGTAG
- a CDS encoding nucleotidyltransferase domain-containing protein, translating to MNRIDHDTEEAVRRFLTLIATRYDVAGAIVYGSRARGTHRPDSDADVAVLLRGEHQRFLTAKLDMGDVAFDVLLETGILISPLPVWLDEWEHPENYSNPTLLHNIDREGVRL from the coding sequence ATGAATCGCATCGACCATGACACCGAGGAAGCCGTCCGCCGCTTCCTTACCTTGATCGCCACTCGCTATGACGTCGCCGGAGCCATCGTCTATGGCAGCCGTGCTCGGGGTACGCACCGCCCGGACAGCGATGCGGATGTGGCCGTGCTGTTGCGCGGCGAGCATCAGCGTTTCCTGACCGCCAAGCTGGATATGGGGGATGTCGCTTTCGATGTTCTGCTCGAAACAGGCATCCTCATCTCGCCACTTCCGGTCTGGCTCGATGAATGGGAGCACCCTGAGAACTACTCGAATCCCACTCTGCTGCACAACATCGATCGTGAGGGGGTTCGGCTGTGA
- a CDS encoding GNAT family N-acetyltransferase — MSSALFQLALLDAAHGRTTFNSGSEPLDRYLREQVTQDVRRRVAACFVALAEGQRIAGYYTLASASLLLADLPASTGKKLPRYPTVPAVRMGRLAVDQAFKGQGLGGALLADALDRAARSEIAAYALMVDAKDEAAAAFYLHHGFIALPDSPLTLFLPLATVPAGKRIGVAKGGFEVPDTLDARNEEVAPLFRGGERP, encoded by the coding sequence ATGAGCAGCGCGCTGTTCCAACTCGCGCTGCTCGATGCCGCGCATGGCCGTACCACGTTCAACAGTGGTTCCGAACCGCTGGACCGCTACTTGCGGGAACAAGTCACCCAGGACGTTCGCCGCCGCGTGGCCGCCTGCTTCGTGGCGCTGGCTGAGGGGCAGCGCATCGCGGGCTACTACACCTTGGCGTCAGCAAGCCTGCTGCTGGCCGATCTTCCGGCTAGCACCGGCAAGAAGCTGCCGCGATATCCGACCGTGCCAGCGGTTCGCATGGGCCGCTTGGCCGTCGATCAGGCTTTCAAGGGGCAAGGTCTGGGCGGTGCGTTGCTGGCCGATGCGCTCGACCGTGCCGCACGTTCCGAGATTGCCGCCTACGCTTTGATGGTCGATGCGAAGGATGAAGCGGCGGCGGCCTTCTACCTGCATCATGGCTTCATCGCTCTGCCCGACTCGCCGTTGACGCTTTTCCTGCCGCTGGCTACCGTCCCGGCAGGCAAGCGCATCGGCGTAGCCAAGGGCGGGTTCGAGGTGCCCGACACCCTCGACGCGCGCAACGAGGAAGTCGCCCCGTTGTTCAGGGGTGGGGAGCGGCCTTGA
- a CDS encoding DUF1778 domain-containing protein, which yields MPAAISTARLEARISTDLHAMLKRAAELQGRTMTDFVVAAVQDAAQRAIEQAEVIRLSLADQECFARALLSPPQPSPALERAFARRSKLLRAE from the coding sequence ATGCCTGCAGCCATTTCTACCGCCCGCCTCGAAGCCCGGATCAGCACCGATCTGCATGCGATGCTCAAGCGCGCCGCTGAACTTCAAGGGCGCACGATGACCGATTTCGTGGTCGCTGCCGTCCAGGACGCCGCGCAACGCGCCATCGAGCAGGCCGAAGTCATCCGCCTTTCGCTGGCTGATCAGGAGTGCTTTGCACGGGCGCTGCTGTCGCCGCCGCAACCGTCGCCGGCTTTGGAGCGTGCCTTCGCTCGTCGCAGCAAGCTGTTGCGCGCTGAATGA
- a CDS encoding nucleotidyltransferase domain-containing protein — translation MKTRALASNIPFLGSMIPFMRMNISVADALFSGLQQRLLGLLFGQPDRSFYGNELLRLTATGRGALQRELEKLVAADLVTVTAVGNQKHYQANPASPVFAELRGIVLKSVGLADVLRAALAPLADRITLAFVFGSVARGTDTAASDIDLMIVAEGLGYTDLFEGLAAAEQTLGRKVNPTLYTPAELAEKIRTENNFVLRVLEQPKIFLTGSEHDLPAR, via the coding sequence TTGAAAACACGCGCACTCGCATCAAACATCCCCTTTTTGGGGAGTATGATCCCCTTTATGAGGATGAATATTTCCGTCGCCGATGCACTCTTTTCCGGCCTGCAGCAGCGCCTGCTCGGGCTGCTGTTCGGCCAGCCTGACCGCTCGTTCTACGGCAACGAGCTCCTTCGCCTGACCGCCACCGGGCGGGGCGCCCTGCAGCGTGAGCTCGAAAAGCTCGTGGCGGCCGATCTTGTGACCGTCACCGCGGTCGGCAACCAGAAGCATTACCAGGCCAATCCCGCCTCCCCGGTGTTTGCCGAACTGCGCGGGATCGTCCTGAAGTCCGTGGGGCTCGCCGACGTGCTGCGGGCAGCGCTGGCCCCGCTGGCCGATCGCATCACGCTTGCCTTCGTGTTCGGATCGGTCGCCCGCGGCACCGACACGGCCGCGAGCGACATCGATCTGATGATCGTCGCCGAGGGGCTCGGCTACACCGATCTATTCGAAGGCCTGGCCGCAGCCGAGCAAACCCTCGGGCGCAAAGTGAACCCGACGCTCTACACCCCGGCCGAACTGGCCGAGAAGATCCGCACCGAAAACAACTTCGTCCTGCGGGTGCTGGAACAACCAAAAATCTTTCTGACAGGAAGCGAGCATGACCTCCCCGCTCGATAA
- a CDS encoding type II toxin-antitoxin system Phd/YefM family antitoxin — protein MKVMSARDAKNHFGEFLDAARREPVVVTKNDRPVGIMISIEDAADTLLPEFLLDKDPGYDGWLFGKVSATLARVDAKEARLHDHDEAMARLRERRAGKTA, from the coding sequence ATGAAAGTCATGTCGGCGCGCGACGCCAAAAACCATTTCGGCGAGTTCCTCGACGCGGCCCGGAGGGAACCTGTCGTCGTCACCAAGAACGACCGTCCGGTCGGGATCATGATCTCCATCGAGGACGCCGCCGACACCCTGTTGCCGGAATTCCTGCTCGACAAGGATCCGGGATACGACGGCTGGCTCTTCGGCAAGGTTTCGGCGACCCTCGCGCGCGTCGACGCGAAGGAAGCCCGCCTCCACGACCATGACGAGGCGATGGCCCGGCTGCGGGAACGCAGGGCCGGCAAGACCGCGTAA
- a CDS encoding type II toxin-antitoxin system RelE/ParE family toxin, whose amino-acid sequence MGIVWTEEAIGDLEEILAYYYAEAGPATAQAVQERLVTEIVALTTFPERIRTSGRVPGARELVVRRLPYVVFVKVVPAGVVVLNVVHTARKFPE is encoded by the coding sequence ATGGGGATCGTCTGGACGGAAGAGGCGATCGGCGACCTCGAAGAGATCCTCGCGTACTACTACGCCGAAGCCGGTCCGGCAACGGCGCAGGCGGTCCAGGAGCGCCTCGTCACCGAAATCGTGGCACTCACGACATTCCCCGAGAGGATCCGCACGAGCGGCCGCGTCCCCGGCGCCCGGGAACTTGTGGTGCGGCGCCTCCCGTACGTGGTCTTCGTCAAAGTGGTCCCCGCCGGCGTCGTGGTGCTCAACGTGGTACACACGGCGAGGAAGTTTCCAGAGTAA
- a CDS encoding type II toxin-antitoxin system VapB family antitoxin, with translation MRTTVTIDDDLYEKALEVADPAMDRADLFREAMKTFVRVQAAKRLAALGGTMPEMQDVPRRRGEPSQ, from the coding sequence ATGAGAACGACTGTCACGATCGATGATGATCTGTACGAAAAGGCCCTGGAAGTGGCCGATCCGGCTATGGACAGGGCCGATCTCTTCCGCGAGGCGATGAAAACTTTCGTGCGAGTACAAGCCGCCAAGCGCCTTGCTGCGTTGGGGGGCACCATGCCGGAGATGCAGGATGTGCCGCGACGGCGCGGCGAGCCCTCGCAATGA
- a CDS encoding type II toxin-antitoxin system VapC family toxin, which translates to MKGVLVDTSVWVDHFRQRNDVLVDLLDLDLALTHPMVLVELACGTPPAPRVRTLSDIGLLQQTQQASLREVMDFIEREKLYGLGCGLVDMVLLASTLITPGAELWTLDKRLVALSERFGVMHRSILQ; encoded by the coding sequence ATGAAGGGTGTCCTGGTCGACACATCGGTATGGGTTGACCACTTCCGACAACGCAATGATGTTCTGGTGGACTTGCTCGATTTGGACCTGGCGCTGACGCATCCAATGGTCCTGGTCGAACTTGCCTGCGGAACACCACCCGCACCGCGAGTTCGGACACTCAGCGACATAGGGCTCCTTCAACAGACGCAACAGGCGAGTTTGCGCGAGGTGATGGACTTCATTGAACGCGAAAAACTGTATGGGCTTGGGTGCGGGCTGGTTGACATGGTTTTGTTGGCGTCAACGCTGATCACACCGGGCGCAGAGCTGTGGACACTGGACAAGCGCTTGGTCGCGCTGTCAGAACGGTTCGGCGTGATGCATCGGTCGATCTTGCAGTAG
- a CDS encoding EAL and HDOD domain-containing protein, with protein sequence MGSQNEVFVARQPILNKKRNVIAYELLFRDDGSGEARVSDGARATAQVIARVFGRLGVHSVMGGCAAFVNLDAETLLGRGVERLPKEDVVLELLETIKVDEAIVHRCAELKHLGYRLALDDFCAITPACEPLLGLVDIIKIDVPQLDPDALERLVRRLRLYPARLLAEKVDTSERARRCRALGFDFYQGFHFGRPAALAGA encoded by the coding sequence ATGGGCAGCCAGAACGAAGTGTTCGTCGCGCGTCAGCCGATCCTGAACAAGAAGCGCAATGTGATCGCCTATGAACTGCTGTTCCGCGACGACGGATCGGGCGAGGCAAGAGTCAGCGACGGCGCCCGCGCCACCGCGCAGGTGATCGCGCGCGTTTTCGGCCGGCTCGGCGTGCACAGCGTCATGGGCGGTTGCGCCGCCTTCGTCAACCTCGACGCCGAAACCCTGCTCGGGCGCGGCGTCGAACGCCTGCCGAAAGAGGACGTCGTCCTCGAACTGCTCGAAACGATCAAAGTCGACGAAGCGATCGTGCACCGCTGCGCCGAACTCAAGCACCTCGGCTATCGCCTCGCGCTCGACGACTTCTGCGCGATCACGCCCGCCTGTGAACCGCTGCTCGGGCTCGTCGACATCATCAAGATCGACGTGCCGCAGCTCGATCCCGACGCGCTCGAACGGCTGGTGCGCCGCCTGCGGCTCTACCCGGCGCGGCTGCTCGCCGAGAAAGTCGACACCTCCGAACGCGCCCGCCGCTGCCGCGCGCTCGGTTTCGATTTCTACCAGGGCTTCCACTTCGGCCGCCCGGCAGCCTTGGCGGGGGCGTGA
- a CDS encoding DUF1778 domain-containing protein, which translates to MTTLNQSKTERIDVRASGPVKQLLQEAARACHKNVSEFLLDAGVTAANQALADRRRFVLNDEQWQAFQQALDRPVQAKPRLKKLLTEPGVLR; encoded by the coding sequence ATGACCACCTTGAACCAATCGAAAACCGAACGGATCGATGTCCGGGCGAGCGGCCCCGTCAAGCAGCTCCTGCAGGAAGCAGCGCGTGCTTGCCACAAGAACGTCAGCGAGTTCCTGCTCGATGCCGGCGTGACTGCGGCCAACCAGGCGTTGGCCGACCGTCGCCGTTTCGTTCTCAACGACGAGCAGTGGCAGGCATTCCAGCAGGCGCTGGATCGCCCGGTGCAGGCCAAACCGCGCCTGAAGAAACTGCTCACCGAACCTGGAGTGCTGCGTTGA